Below is a window of Camelina sativa cultivar DH55 chromosome 11, Cs, whole genome shotgun sequence DNA.
CATCATATGTAGTTGTGTTGGTGTCACGTGAAGGGAAACAAGTTTGATGTGAAGTGAATGGAAGATGTTTGAATGTTATCACGGGTTGAATGTGTTGATGTTTTTACCcgttaatgttttgtttgtaatgtGTGTCggcttttcacttttgtttttgttgtatgtCTTTTGCCCTTTGTAAGGGTTGTATGTCTTTTTCCCTTTGTAAGGGTTGTATGTCTTTTGCAAGGACAGTCATGACTTCTCCAACCCGTGAATGTTGTATTTGGTTGTGTGTCTTTTGTAAGTCTATATATTGGACAAGTTTATCACAACTGCATTTGCTTCTCatctttttcctctcttctgattcttctcatctattttctcttattttcacatcattttgttacaaaataacaTATTCATTACAAAGTTTGTGTTACAAAGTTTAGAAACTTTTTACAAACCCATTTCCATTACAAAATAAACCTTAGTACAAAAATGTCTAATTGGAGTTCTGATGAAGAAATTGatgaaatggtagaggaggaagTTGATAGTATAGTGGAGGAGATCCAATACAACTACACTCATCCGGAAGTACCAACAGCTCCTATAGTCCGAAGGGTGCACATTAATAGAAACCGCGAAGATGGCCACACTCGAttatggaatgattattttagtgagaaTCCGCCTTACACTCAAGATATGTTCCGCCGtcgctttagaatgaacaaacaaTTGTTCATTCGTATTGTTAATactattgagaatggagtcccATACTTCAGACAAAGACGAGATGCTACTGGACGGCTCGGTCTTTCAGCACTTCAAAAATGCACAGCAGCTATCCATATGATGGTATACGGATGTGCGGCATATGCGGTGGATGAATATTTACGACTCGCTGAAACAACCGCCCACAAATGCCTTCTACATTTTGTTGAGGGAGTTATAAATCTGTTTGGAGACGAGTATCTCAGAAGACCTACAGCGGAAGACCTCCAACGATTGATGAATATTGCAGAACATCGCGGTTTCCCCGGAATGGTAgggagcatagattgtatgcattgggagtggaagaattgtctcACTGCATGGAAAGGAAAATATTCACGTGGATCTGGAAAACCGACAATCGTACTAGAGGTTGTGGCGTcacaagatttatggatttggcacgcatTTTTCGGACCACCAGGtacgttaaatgatatcaatgctTTGGACCGCTCAccggtgtttgatgatatcc
It encodes the following:
- the LOC104728272 gene encoding uncharacterized protein LOC104728272; its protein translation is MSNWSSDEEIDEMVEEEVDSIVEEIQYNYTHPEVPTAPIVRRVHINRNREDGHTRLWNDYFSENPPYTQDMFRRRFRMNKQLFIRIVNTIENGVPYFRQRRDATGRLGLSALQKCTAAIHMMVYGCAAYAVDEYLRLAETTAHKCLLHFVEGVINLFGDEYLRRPTAEDLQRLMNIAEHRGFPGMVGSIDCMHWEWKNCLTAWKGKYSRGSGKPTIVLEVVASQDLWIWHAFFGPPGTLNDINALDRSPVFDDILEGRAPRVKYVVNGRQYKMAYYLTDAVSETCRHKILRSLCLET